One genomic region from Streptomyces sp. NBC_00582 encodes:
- the npdG gene encoding NADPH-dependent F420 reductase, protein MTSTDSAQNAPAKAPAKDPWDLPDVSGLVVGVLGGTGPQGKGLAYRLAKAGQKVIIGSRAADRAQAAAEELGHGVEGADNAETARRSDLVIVAVPWDGHGKTLESLREELAGKLVVDCVNPLGFDKKGAYALKPEEGSAAEQAAALLPDSRVTAAFHHLSAVLLQDPEIEEIDTDVMVLGEERADVEIVQALAGRIPGMRGVFAGRLRNAHQVESLVANLISVNRRYKAHAGLRVTDV, encoded by the coding sequence CCCGACGTCTCCGGTCTGGTCGTCGGCGTGCTCGGCGGCACCGGCCCGCAGGGCAAGGGTCTGGCGTACCGCCTCGCCAAGGCCGGCCAGAAGGTGATCATCGGCTCGCGCGCCGCCGACCGCGCCCAGGCCGCCGCGGAGGAACTCGGCCACGGCGTCGAGGGCGCCGACAACGCCGAGACCGCCCGCCGCAGCGACCTCGTGATCGTCGCCGTGCCGTGGGACGGCCACGGCAAGACGCTTGAGTCGCTGCGCGAGGAACTGGCGGGCAAGCTCGTCGTCGACTGCGTCAACCCGCTCGGCTTCGACAAGAAGGGCGCCTACGCGCTCAAGCCCGAGGAGGGCAGCGCCGCCGAACAGGCCGCCGCCCTGCTGCCCGACTCCCGGGTCACCGCCGCCTTCCACCACCTCTCCGCCGTCCTCCTCCAGGACCCGGAGATCGAGGAGATCGACACCGATGTGATGGTGCTGGGGGAGGAGCGGGCCGACGTCGAGATCGTGCAGGCGCTGGCCGGCCGCATCCCCGGGATGCGCGGCGTCTTCGCCGGCCGGCTGCGCAACGCCCACCAGGTCGAGTCCCTGGTCGCCAACCTGATCTCCGTCAACCGCCGCTACAAGGCCCACGCGGGACTGCGGGTCACCGACGTCTGA
- a CDS encoding site-2 protease family protein produces MTTATTRNGDRRISPVFVGILAVTAVTGWATWTGFAEQPGLAVFLFVTAAWIVSLCLHEYAHARTALHSGDITVGAKGYLTLNPLKYTHALLSIVLPVIFVIMGGIGLPGGAVFIERGRIHKRWQHSLVSAAGPLTNVLFAAVCTAPFWLDALDGVPAAFRYALAFLALLQVTAAILNFLPVPGLDGYGVAEPWLSYEVKRQVEPFAPFGLLFVFALLWVPSVNNVFFDAVDAVLRGLGISDFDTYCGQNLYRFWQDTDAFCAVSR; encoded by the coding sequence ATGACCACCGCCACCACCCGCAACGGCGACCGGAGGATCAGCCCGGTCTTCGTGGGGATCCTGGCCGTCACCGCGGTCACCGGCTGGGCGACCTGGACCGGGTTCGCCGAGCAGCCCGGTCTGGCCGTGTTCCTGTTCGTGACGGCGGCCTGGATCGTCTCCCTGTGTCTGCACGAGTACGCGCACGCGCGCACGGCCCTGCACAGCGGTGACATCACGGTCGGTGCGAAGGGGTACCTGACCCTCAATCCGCTCAAGTACACCCACGCCCTGCTCAGCATCGTGCTGCCGGTGATCTTCGTGATCATGGGTGGGATCGGTCTGCCGGGCGGTGCGGTCTTCATCGAGCGGGGGCGGATCCACAAGCGCTGGCAGCACAGTCTGGTCTCGGCGGCCGGTCCGCTGACGAACGTGCTGTTCGCCGCCGTGTGCACCGCGCCGTTCTGGCTGGACGCCCTGGACGGCGTACCGGCCGCCTTCCGGTACGCGCTCGCGTTCCTCGCGCTGCTCCAGGTCACGGCGGCGATCCTGAACTTCCTGCCGGTGCCCGGACTGGACGGCTACGGCGTGGCCGAGCCGTGGCTGTCGTACGAGGTCAAGCGGCAGGTGGAGCCGTTCGCGCCGTTCGGGCTGCTGTTCGTGTTCGCCCTGCTGTGGGTGCCGTCGGTCAACAACGTGTTCTTCGACGCGGTCGACGCGGTGCTGCGCGGCCTGGGCATCAGTGACTTCGACACGTACTGCGGCCAGAACCTCTACCGCTTCTGGCAGGACACGGACGCGTTCTGCGCGGTCAGCCGGTGA
- a CDS encoding AfsR/SARP family transcriptional regulator, whose protein sequence is MNPVRYRILGTTQALRPDGTPVAVGGARLRALLTVLALRAGRNVPTGLLVEEVWAGDPPADAPGALQALVGRLRRALGADEIASAEGGYRLTAAPDAVDLHRFERLTADGVRALADGDPEKAAVLLDDALALWQDPPLADLPDRTTEAARREARRLDAVRARHTAALALGHAEHALPELTALCDAHPLDEPLQALRLRALRDAGRPAQALAAYDDVRRLLTDRLGSDPGPELRALHTDLLNPPVPADQVGEAPSGRATAAITGPRPAPAAKNGVSRPRPSTAPAPAQGSPTPSPPGNLRARLTSFVGREGEIDTIRRDLGRARLVTLLGPGGAGKTRLSQEAAEGVRDIAPDGVWLAELAPVADPDAVPQAVLTAVGARETVMYGAGAEEMRAVTERHDDPLERLVEHCARRRMLIVLDNCEHVVGAAARLVEELLVRCPGVTVLATSREPLGVPGEALRPVEPLPGPAALRLLADRGAAARPGFRVEDDPQACAEICRRLDGLPLAIELAAARLRMLTPRRIADRLDDRFRLLTSGSRTVLPRQQTLRAVVDWSWDLLDEDEREVLARLSVFARGCDLAAVEAVCGPFADTSRGCLDALDALASLVDKSLVVAAPAPDGEMRYRLLETVAEYASERLDETGRRRDAERAHLTYYRELARTTEPSLRGSRQQEAVARFQLEYENLRTALRRAVAARDEQEALSLALSLVWYWQMRDLRIEARTWCRAVMDLGPDPFTEPVRTAAPVLRPVTETPPPLSGELLQEARRGIHLAHLACMDTELDAWNTPEAQRKLRIVSETYTPGLPQTCRPPGLLWFYAVMMTGDMERIRVIVDANVETCRVTPGYEWELGTTLQLRANLLANRADWAGAAGRDADEALELFRRLGDAWGAAEALSARAEARERMGDYRGAAADYEEARVLADRLEARHQSAILGARLGSALLEAGDAESGERLLREVVDSTAGGHNEAMPAARLFLASHLGLTGRHSEAREQLRLLRETFGLAHFVVFDAFILGAEAWVDVVDGRYEQALVSVRKAMERGSDRLSLNIAPHMRGFYLAIGAYALAGVEGGARAADAARCLGAAASLLPPGHVAVRFERETFARATAAARAVLGDEAFESAYAEGGALPYEEAAALV, encoded by the coding sequence ATGAACCCCGTGCGCTATCGCATCCTCGGCACCACCCAGGCACTCCGTCCCGACGGCACCCCCGTCGCCGTCGGCGGCGCGCGGCTGCGTGCCCTGCTGACCGTGCTGGCCCTGCGGGCCGGGCGGAACGTGCCCACGGGACTGCTGGTGGAGGAGGTCTGGGCCGGGGACCCGCCCGCCGACGCCCCGGGCGCGCTGCAGGCGCTGGTCGGGCGGCTGCGCAGGGCTCTGGGCGCGGACGAGATCGCCTCCGCCGAGGGCGGCTACCGGCTCACCGCCGCCCCCGACGCCGTCGACCTGCACCGTTTCGAACGGCTCACCGCCGACGGCGTCCGCGCCCTCGCCGACGGCGACCCCGAGAAGGCGGCCGTCCTCCTCGACGACGCCCTCGCGCTGTGGCAGGACCCGCCCCTCGCCGACCTGCCCGACCGCACCACGGAGGCGGCCCGCAGGGAGGCCCGCCGACTGGACGCGGTGCGCGCCCGGCACACCGCCGCGCTCGCCCTCGGCCACGCCGAGCACGCGCTCCCCGAACTCACCGCCCTGTGCGACGCCCACCCGCTGGACGAACCCCTCCAGGCCCTGCGTCTGCGGGCCCTGCGCGACGCCGGCCGACCCGCCCAGGCCCTGGCCGCCTACGACGACGTACGCCGCCTCCTCACCGACCGCCTGGGCTCCGACCCGGGCCCCGAACTCCGCGCCCTGCACACCGACCTCCTCAACCCGCCGGTGCCCGCCGACCAGGTGGGAGAAGCGCCTTCGGGCCGGGCGACAGCGGCGATCACCGGCCCGCGTCCCGCGCCTGCCGCGAAGAACGGCGTGAGTCGGCCCCGGCCGTCCACCGCGCCGGCCCCCGCCCAGGGTTCACCCACCCCGTCGCCCCCCGGCAATCTCCGCGCCCGGCTCACCTCCTTCGTGGGCCGGGAGGGGGAGATCGACACCATCCGCAGGGATCTCGGCAGGGCGCGGCTCGTGACCCTGCTCGGGCCCGGTGGGGCGGGTAAGACACGGCTGTCGCAGGAGGCCGCCGAGGGCGTCCGGGACATCGCGCCCGACGGGGTGTGGCTGGCCGAACTCGCCCCCGTCGCCGACCCGGACGCCGTACCGCAGGCCGTGCTGACCGCCGTGGGCGCGCGGGAGACCGTGATGTACGGCGCCGGGGCCGAGGAGATGCGCGCGGTGACCGAGCGGCACGACGACCCGCTGGAGCGGCTGGTCGAGCACTGTGCCCGGCGCCGGATGCTGATCGTCCTCGACAACTGCGAGCACGTCGTCGGGGCCGCCGCCCGTCTCGTCGAGGAACTCCTCGTCCGCTGCCCCGGTGTGACCGTCCTCGCCACCAGCCGTGAGCCCCTCGGTGTCCCGGGCGAGGCGCTGCGCCCCGTCGAACCGCTGCCGGGGCCCGCCGCGCTGCGGCTGCTCGCCGACCGGGGCGCGGCCGCCCGCCCCGGGTTCCGTGTCGAGGACGACCCGCAGGCCTGCGCGGAGATCTGCCGCCGCCTCGACGGTCTGCCCCTCGCGATCGAGCTCGCCGCCGCCCGGCTGCGCATGCTGACCCCGCGCCGCATAGCCGACCGCCTCGACGACCGCTTCCGGCTGCTGACCTCCGGCAGCCGTACGGTCCTGCCGCGCCAGCAGACCCTGCGCGCGGTCGTGGACTGGTCCTGGGACCTGCTGGACGAGGACGAGCGCGAGGTCCTCGCCCGGCTGTCGGTGTTCGCCCGCGGCTGCGACCTCGCCGCCGTCGAGGCGGTGTGCGGCCCCTTCGCCGACACCTCCCGCGGCTGTCTCGACGCGCTCGACGCCCTCGCCTCCCTCGTCGACAAGTCCCTCGTGGTCGCCGCCCCGGCACCCGACGGCGAGATGCGCTACCGGCTCCTGGAGACCGTCGCCGAGTACGCCTCCGAGCGGCTCGACGAGACCGGCCGCCGCCGCGACGCCGAGCGCGCGCATCTGACGTACTACCGCGAACTCGCCCGCACCACCGAGCCCTCGCTGCGCGGCTCGCGCCAGCAGGAGGCCGTCGCACGCTTCCAGCTCGAGTACGAGAACCTGCGCACCGCGCTGCGCCGCGCCGTCGCCGCCCGCGACGAGCAGGAGGCCCTCAGCCTCGCCCTCTCCCTCGTCTGGTACTGGCAGATGCGCGATCTGCGGATCGAGGCCCGCACCTGGTGCCGTGCGGTGATGGACCTCGGCCCGGACCCCTTCACCGAACCGGTCCGCACCGCCGCCCCCGTCCTGCGGCCCGTCACCGAGACACCGCCACCGCTGTCCGGCGAACTCCTCCAGGAGGCCCGGCGCGGCATCCACCTCGCCCATCTCGCCTGCATGGACACCGAGCTGGACGCCTGGAACACCCCGGAGGCCCAGCGCAAGCTGCGGATCGTCAGCGAGACCTACACACCGGGCCTGCCGCAGACCTGCCGCCCGCCGGGTCTGCTCTGGTTCTACGCCGTGATGATGACCGGCGACATGGAGCGCATCCGTGTCATCGTCGACGCCAACGTCGAGACGTGCCGCGTCACCCCGGGCTACGAGTGGGAACTCGGCACCACCCTGCAACTGCGCGCCAACCTCCTCGCCAACCGCGCCGACTGGGCCGGCGCCGCGGGCCGGGACGCCGACGAGGCGCTGGAGCTCTTCCGCCGGCTGGGCGACGCCTGGGGCGCGGCCGAGGCCCTCTCGGCGCGCGCCGAGGCCCGTGAGCGGATGGGCGACTACCGGGGCGCCGCGGCCGACTACGAGGAGGCCCGCGTCCTGGCCGACCGGCTCGAGGCCCGCCACCAGTCGGCGATCCTGGGCGCCCGGCTGGGCAGCGCGCTGCTGGAGGCCGGTGACGCGGAGAGCGGCGAGCGCCTGCTGCGTGAGGTCGTCGACTCCACGGCCGGCGGCCACAACGAGGCGATGCCCGCCGCCCGCCTCTTCCTCGCCTCGCACCTCGGGCTGACCGGCCGCCACTCCGAGGCCCGTGAACAGCTCCGGCTGCTGCGCGAGACGTTCGGCCTCGCGCACTTCGTCGTCTTCGACGCCTTCATCCTGGGCGCGGAGGCCTGGGTGGACGTGGTCGACGGCCGGTACGAGCAGGCCCTGGTCTCCGTCCGCAAGGCCATGGAGCGCGGGTCCGACCGGCTGTCCCTGAACATCGCCCCGCACATGCGCGGCTTCTACCTCGCCATCGGGGCCTACGCGCTGGCCGGTGTCGAGGGCGGCGCTCGCGCCGCGGACGCCGCCCGCTGCCTCGGCGCCGCCGCGTCCCTGCTGCCCCCGGGCCATGTCGCCGTCCGCTTCGAGCGCGAGACCTTCGCCCGGGCCACCGCCGCCGCCCGGGCCGTACTCGGCGACGAGGCGTTCGAGTCCGCGTACGCCGAGGGCGGCGCCCTCCCCTACGAGGAGGCCGCCGCCCTGGTGTGA
- a CDS encoding ABC transporter permease — MSAATLSPADTRIPLRSHLRHTGALIRRNLLWIRQDPESMFDAILFPVIFTLLFVYVFGGSIGQSLGGGQERYVQYVIPGLLAMMGMNMAQGVGTGFNTDFNSGVMDRFRSLPIGRGSVLFAKIVVELMRMLVACVILMVVAVLVGFDITHWPGLFAAVGLATVFGSALMWVFLTLGVVMKSAQSVQAMGFLVLMPLQFGSSIFAPTASMPGWLQNFTDYNPLSSLADAARGLMVGGPVAHGLWVTLAWSVGLTAVMAPVAIHKFRTKS; from the coding sequence ATGAGCGCCGCCACCCTCAGCCCCGCCGACACGCGCATACCGCTGCGCAGCCACCTGCGGCACACCGGCGCGCTCATCCGCCGCAATCTGCTGTGGATCCGGCAGGACCCGGAGTCGATGTTCGACGCCATCCTGTTCCCGGTGATCTTCACCCTGCTGTTCGTGTACGTCTTCGGCGGGTCCATCGGGCAGTCGCTGGGCGGCGGACAGGAGCGCTACGTCCAGTACGTCATCCCCGGTCTGCTCGCCATGATGGGGATGAACATGGCCCAGGGCGTGGGCACCGGCTTCAACACGGACTTCAACTCCGGGGTCATGGACCGCTTCCGGTCGCTGCCGATCGGCCGGGGCTCGGTGCTGTTCGCCAAGATCGTGGTCGAGCTGATGCGCATGCTGGTCGCCTGCGTGATCCTCATGGTGGTGGCCGTGCTGGTGGGCTTCGACATCACCCACTGGCCCGGGCTGTTCGCGGCCGTGGGGCTGGCCACCGTGTTCGGCTCGGCGCTGATGTGGGTGTTCCTCACCCTCGGCGTGGTGATGAAGAGCGCCCAGTCGGTGCAGGCGATGGGCTTCCTGGTGCTGATGCCGCTCCAGTTCGGCTCGTCGATCTTCGCGCCGACCGCCTCGATGCCGGGCTGGTTGCAGAACTTCACCGACTACAACCCCCTGTCCTCGCTCGCGGACGCGGCCCGCGGCCTGATGGTGGGCGGTCCGGTCGCGCACGGACTGTGGGTGACCCTGGCCTGGTCGGTGGGGCTCACCGCGGTGATGGCGCCGGTCGCCATCCACAAGTTCCGCACGAAGAGCTGA
- a CDS encoding ATP-binding cassette domain-containing protein, with amino-acid sequence MKRIDTNPGGAESAVTVRGLVKHYGETKALDGVDLDVREGTVMGVLGPNGAGKTTLVRILCTLLAADAGQATVAGYDVARQPRQLRRVIGLTGQYASVDEKLPGWENLYMIGRLLDLSRKDSRARADELLERFSLTEAARRPAATYSGGMRRRLDLAASMIGRPTVLFLDEPTTGLDPRTRNEVWDEVKTMVGDGVTVVLTTQYMEEAEQLASELTVVDRGRVIAGGEIEELKARVGGRTLRIRPADPLQLLPLAGWIDELGITGLATTVVDTERGSLLVPVLSDEQLTAVVGAVTARGVTLSSLTTELPSLDEVFLSLTGHRASAPQDARPTDDREEVAV; translated from the coding sequence ATGAAGCGAATCGACACGAACCCCGGTGGCGCCGAAAGCGCCGTGACCGTCCGGGGACTGGTCAAGCACTACGGCGAGACCAAGGCACTGGACGGGGTGGACCTGGATGTCCGGGAGGGCACCGTGATGGGGGTGCTGGGGCCGAACGGCGCCGGCAAGACCACCCTGGTGCGGATCCTGTGCACACTGCTCGCCGCCGACGCGGGACAGGCGACCGTCGCCGGCTACGACGTCGCACGGCAGCCCCGGCAGCTCCGCCGGGTCATCGGACTCACGGGCCAGTACGCCTCCGTGGACGAGAAGCTCCCCGGCTGGGAGAACCTGTACATGATCGGGCGACTGCTCGACCTGTCCCGCAAGGACTCCCGGGCCCGCGCCGACGAACTGCTGGAGCGGTTCTCCCTGACCGAGGCGGCCCGGCGGCCGGCCGCGACCTACTCCGGCGGGATGCGGCGGCGACTGGACCTCGCCGCGTCCATGATCGGCCGGCCCACCGTGCTGTTCCTGGACGAGCCGACCACGGGCCTCGACCCGCGCACCCGCAACGAGGTGTGGGACGAGGTCAAGACGATGGTCGGGGACGGCGTGACCGTGGTGCTCACCACCCAGTACATGGAGGAGGCCGAGCAACTGGCCTCCGAGCTGACCGTCGTCGACCGGGGCCGGGTCATCGCGGGCGGTGAGATCGAGGAGCTGAAGGCGAGGGTCGGCGGACGCACCCTGCGGATCCGGCCCGCCGACCCGCTCCAGCTGCTCCCGCTGGCCGGCTGGATCGACGAGCTCGGCATCACCGGCCTCGCCACCACCGTCGTGGACACCGAGCGCGGCTCGCTGCTGGTGCCGGTGCTCAGCGACGAGCAGCTCACCGCCGTCGTCGGCGCGGTCACCGCGCGCGGCGTCACCCTCTCCTCCCTCACCACCGAACTGCCCAGCCTGGACGAGGTGTTCCTGTCGCTCACCGGCCACCGCGCCAGTGCCCCGCAGGACGCCCGGCCCACCGACGACCGCGAGGAGGTCGCCGTATGA
- the panB gene encoding 3-methyl-2-oxobutanoate hydroxymethyltransferase — translation MTQLSAAQTNPSDGSKTLYGGKGTRRITVRDLALAKERGEKWPMLTAYDAMTASVFDEAGIPVMLVGDSAGNCHLGYDTTVPVTLDEMTMLSAAVVRGTRRALIVGDLPFGSYQEGPVQALRSATRLVKEAGVGAVKLEGGERSHRQIELLVESGIPVMAHIGLTPQSVNAMGYRVQGRGEEAAQQLLRDAKAVQDAGAFAVVLELVPAELAAEVTRVLHIPTVGIGAGPECDAQVLVWTDMLGLTGGRVPKFVKQYANLREVMGNAAKAFAEDVVGGTFPQEEHSVH, via the coding sequence ATGACGCAGCTTTCGGCTGCCCAGACGAACCCCTCCGACGGCAGCAAGACGCTGTACGGGGGCAAGGGCACACGCCGTATCACCGTCCGCGACCTCGCGCTCGCCAAGGAGCGCGGCGAGAAGTGGCCCATGCTGACCGCCTACGACGCGATGACCGCGTCGGTGTTCGACGAGGCCGGGATCCCCGTGATGCTCGTCGGCGACTCGGCGGGCAACTGCCACCTGGGGTACGACACGACCGTACCCGTCACCCTCGACGAGATGACCATGCTGTCCGCGGCGGTCGTCCGGGGCACCCGGCGCGCCCTGATCGTCGGCGACCTGCCCTTCGGCTCGTACCAGGAGGGCCCCGTCCAGGCGCTGCGCAGCGCGACCCGGCTGGTCAAGGAGGCCGGGGTCGGGGCCGTGAAGCTGGAGGGCGGCGAGCGCTCGCACCGGCAGATCGAGCTGCTGGTGGAGTCCGGGATCCCCGTCATGGCGCACATCGGCCTGACCCCGCAGTCCGTGAACGCGATGGGCTACCGCGTGCAGGGCCGCGGCGAGGAGGCGGCCCAGCAGCTGCTGCGGGACGCGAAGGCCGTCCAGGACGCGGGCGCGTTCGCGGTGGTCCTGGAGCTGGTGCCGGCCGAGCTGGCCGCCGAGGTGACCCGCGTGCTGCACATCCCGACCGTGGGCATCGGCGCCGGTCCCGAGTGCGACGCGCAGGTGCTGGTGTGGACCGACATGCTCGGGCTGACCGGCGGGCGGGTGCCGAAGTTCGTCAAGCAGTACGCGAACCTGCGTGAGGTGATGGGGAACGCCGCCAAGGCGTTCGCCGAGGACGTCGTCGGCGGGACGTTCCCGCAGGAGGAGCACAGCGTCCACTGA